The Candidatus Thorarchaeota archaeon genome has a segment encoding these proteins:
- a CDS encoding DUF2096 domain-containing protein — MSRALVALESLAACWTVLNDLLGELTKMGVFIPDLTYRDFRNSKMIIEYLRAYREEVQLTDDPDARLRGEMEEKIFSLRQTIMVWAEERQGVAYRREWEEKFEAALRGEIRLHESERETPITELPREQGIGFFRIRLPEDIPIEIVSEIAEECRVIISLDGDNHLLVSGKRKYVDEAREVIGEIFYGKSKIE, encoded by the coding sequence GTGAGTCGTGCATTGGTCGCTCTAGAGTCACTTGCTGCATGTTGGACGGTACTCAATGACCTACTTGGTGAACTGACCAAGATGGGTGTCTTTATCCCTGACCTGACGTATCGAGACTTTAGAAATAGCAAGATGATCATCGAGTACCTTCGCGCGTATAGAGAAGAGGTTCAGCTCACGGATGACCCTGACGCGCGATTACGTGGGGAGATGGAAGAGAAAATCTTTAGCCTCCGTCAGACCATCATGGTCTGGGCTGAAGAGAGGCAGGGCGTAGCATACAGAAGAGAGTGGGAAGAAAAGTTTGAGGCCGCACTCCGTGGTGAGATTCGGCTTCATGAATCTGAGAGAGAAACCCCCATAACAGAACTGCCACGTGAACAGGGCATCGGCTTCTTTCGAATACGATTGCCGGAGGACATCCCAATAGAAATCGTGTCAGAGATCGCAGAGGAGTGTAGGGTGATCATCTCACTTGATGGTGACAACCATTTGCTTGTGTCAGGGAAGAGGAAATATGTTGACGAGGCAAGAGAGGTCATAGGAGAGATCTTCTACGGGAAGAGCAAGATCGAGTGA
- a CDS encoding 4Fe-4S binding protein: MDIELLTAEVNEDLCVGCDLCHYSDICPYDAVGMKEVAPGVKKSYTDEMRCQGCGACAAICPTGARDLRWWREKSFLEQIAEMLRE, encoded by the coding sequence GTGGATATCGAGCTTCTCACTGCCGAGGTCAATGAGGATCTCTGTGTCGGCTGTGACCTGTGCCACTACTCGGACATTTGTCCGTATGATGCGGTGGGTATGAAAGAGGTAGCACCGGGCGTGAAGAAGAGCTACACGGATGAGATGCGGTGCCAAGGTTGTGGCGCTTGTGCAGCCATTTGCCCAACAGGAGCCCGTGATTTGCGTTGGTGGCGTGAGAAGAGCTTCTTGGAACAGATCGCTGAGATGCTCAGGGAGTGA